The Methanoculleus taiwanensis nucleotide sequence CGACAATATATCCACCGGCAGACGTGAGAACGCCGAGCACTTCGCCGGCAACGAGCGGGTGACCTTCGTCGAGGGGAGCATCACCGATCTCACCCTCCTGATGGATCTCTTCCCGGGCGCCGACGGGATCTTTCACCAGGCGGCGATCCCCTCGGTCCCGCGGTCGGTGAACGACCCTATCACCTCGAACGAGGCGAACGTGACCGGCACCTTGAATGTCCTCGTCGCGGCGAAGGACTGCGGCGTCCGCAAAGTCGTCGCCGCATCGTCGTCGTCGGTCTACGGCGATACCCCCGTCCTCCCGAAGCACGAGGGCATGCCTCCAAACCCCCTCTCGCCCTACGCGGTCTCAAAGCTCACGGACGAGTACTACGGCAAGGTCTTCTCGGAGCTCTACGGGCTTCAGACCGCCTTTCTGCGCTACTTCAACGTCTTCGGCCCACGGCAGGACCCCGGCTCGGAGTATGCCGCCGTCATTCCGAAGTTCATCACGCGGCTGCAGCGGGGCGAGGCGCCGACGATCTACGGCGACGGGGAGCAGACCCGCGATTTCACGTTCG carries:
- a CDS encoding SDR family oxidoreductase yields the protein MRYIVTGGSGFIGSNLADALAEKHDVVIIDNISTGRRENAEHFAGNERVTFVEGSITDLTLLMDLFPGADGIFHQAAIPSVPRSVNDPITSNEANVTGTLNVLVAAKDCGVRKVVAASSSSVYGDTPVLPKHEGMPPNPLSPYAVSKLTDEYYGKVFSELYGLQTAFLRYFNVFGPRQDPGSEYAAVIPKFITRLQRGEAPTIYGDGEQTRDFTFVKDVVQANIKAMESDAEGVFNIACGRRISLNELAAILMDIIGVRVTPVYEPPRAGDIKDSLADISRAREAFGYDPQYTVEEGLAETAAWFKAD